CCCACCGCGCCGCTGCACCTCGGCCACAGCCTCCGCCGCGCTCATCCCGCGCCCCATCACATCCAGCGCCATCGGCCCCAGCGTCGGATCGGTGATATTCTGGCTCGCCACCGCACCCACGCCTGCCTGCGCATGGCTGCACCGCGCCGCCACCGCCGGCGAAGACGACGAAATCGCCACCCCGAACATCCCTGTCTCGCCACACCGCGCCACCACTGAAAATGTCATGTCCCGAACCCTTCATCTGACTGGAAATATCCCGGGGGCGTGGGGGCTGGCCCCCACTCTAAACTGTGTGTGGGGGCTGGCCCCCACTTAAACCAGCGTGTGTCGCACCGAAGGTGCGCCTCAAACCTTTCTGGCCCCCACTCTAGCCTGTGTATGTCGCACCAAAGGTGCGCCTTTAACCTGCCTGGCCCCCACTTAATCCAGCGCGTGTCGCACCAAAGGTGCGCAACAAACCTGCCTGCCCCCACATCAAACCTGCGCGTCGCGCCAAACCGTCGCTTGATCCAACACCCCGCCACTCCCGTTTCAATCCGGGATAACCGCCGTTGCATCAATCTCAACCAACCACTCCGGCCGCGCCAGCGCCTGCACCACCAATCCCGTCGATACCGGATGCACTCCTTTGATATATTCGCCCATTACCCGGTAAACCGCCTCACGGTGGCGCACGTCCGTGATGTAAACCACCACCTTCACCAGATGCGCCATCTCGCCGCCCGCTTCCTCGATCAACTGGCGGATATTCTGCATCACCTTATGGGTCTGCTCGCCCGGATCATGGCTCTCGATATTCTGCGCATCCTCAAGGTTCTGCGGACATTGCCCCCGCATCCACACGGTGCGCCCCCCCCGCGTCACCACCGCCTGCGCCAGATCATTGTCCAAACTCTGCTCTGGATAGGTCTCGCGCGTGTTAAACGTCCTGATCCGCTCATGTGCCATAAGTCCATCCCTCGTAGGGCGGGGTTTCACCCCGCCACTGCTATCCATTCAAATTGAAATAATCGCGGCAGAACCAGACGAACTTCTCCGCCTGCGCGCTCAACACCGCGCCCTTCTTGGTGGCCAACATCACCCGGCTTGGCCGCGCCTCTGCCTTCAATGGCCGCGTCACCAACAAATGCCCGTCATAGCTCACCGTGCCCGCCGGGCGCGTCGCCAGCAAAGCAAAGCCCAAGCCCTGCCCGACCAACCCGCGCACCATCTCGAAACTTGAGGAGCGATAGGCAACCTTCGGCGACACCCCCGCGTCTTCAAGAACCGAGGTGAAGTAATCTCCCGTGGGTGTCGCCCCCAAAAGGATCATCGGATGCCCGGCCAAATCCTGTGGCGTAATCTCCGGCATGTCAGCCAGCGGATGCTCCTGCGACACCAAGACATAAGGCGCCAATTCGCTCAACGGCTCCGCCGCGATCCCCTCGGGCAACCCCGCGTCATAAAGCAACGCGACATCCGCCGCCCCGGACATCACCGCCTCCTGCACCCGCCGTTGATCCCCCTCGATCAACTCAACACCCACACCCGCGTCGCTTTCGGCCATGCGGCGGATCATGTCGGGCAACAGGATCGGCCCAAAGGTGTGATAACACCCCACCGACAGCTTGCGCCCCTCGGCCTTGCGCCCGGCGGCAACACTCACCGCTGCCTCGATCCGCGTCGCAGCCCCATACCCGCGCCGCGCATAAATCAACGGAGAGCCCGCCTCGGCGATGAAAATATCATCAACCTCGCCAAAGAACACATGATGCGTGCCAACCCGGTCGGCGGAAATCACATGGCAATCAAACCCCACCAGCGGGTCAACCACCCGCGGCGCGCCGGACGGCATATCGACCCAATCGGCGCAATCGAACTTATCCGCCAACTGGTCCTTGAACCGCCCCGCAAAGGCGTCCGAGATATAGGACTGATCGTCTTTCAACATGTTGACCGCGAACACACCGTTATCAATGATCTGCTGCGCCACCGGGCTCTGCGCATTGACACAGACCAACAGCGTCGGCCTCGGCGTATCCGCCGATACGCTCGACATCGCCGACACCGTGACGCCGCCGCGCCCGGCGGCACCATCGGTCGTGACCACATTCACCGTGCTCGCCGCATGGCTCATCCCGCCGATGAACTTGTCACGCAGCGCGGCGTCGGTGGGCAGGCTCATGTGTTTCATCCTTGATCGCGGACCTTGCTGTAAAGATACTGTGCAAAGTCATAATTCGGACGTTCAAGGTGGCTCAGGTGGCCCGGCCTTGCAAGGGCCGAGCTTAGCCCGCGAAACACTTTCTCGGTGCAGCCGCGATCTTCGACATTCACATCGTCCAGCAAGGCCTTCAGTGCGACGAAATTCTCATGCGCATCCGCGTCATCCTTGTAATCATCCGACATCCCCCCGCCAAAGCGGATATGCACCCGCCCCGGCGCCACCGGATGTAGCGAAAGATACCAGAAATACCCCGGCGTCAGCGTGATCAGCAACGACGGATAAATCGCCAGCAAAAACGTCGTGCGCCGCATGTCGCCTTGCAAGCGGTCGTTCTTGGGATGCGCCATGGCGATGCGCAGCTGATCGTCTTTCAGGATGGTGTGATAGTTGAACGCCGGCTCGCCCGGCGGGCACACCATCTCTTCCAGCTTGCTCAAGCCGCCGATCGTGCCCGCGTGGCAAACCGGCAGGTGGTAACTCTCCATGAAATTCTCGGCCAGAACCTTCCAGTTGGTGTCCCACTCGTGCTCTTCATAAAACGTCTCGGTGTAATTGGTCATGTCATAGCCGCTGACCAACCCCTCCACACCGGCCAGCTCCTCGGCCACCGGCGTCGCCTCAGGGTCCAGCGTGATGAACACCCAGCCCAACCATTCTTCGCAGCGCACAGTCGGAAGCTTGTAGCTCTCCTTGCAGAACCCCTCGTTCAGCCCCATCGCCGGCGCGCCCCGCAAAGTCCCGTCAAGGTTATAGGTCCAGCCGTGATACGGACAGGTCAGCGCCCTCACCTTGCCGCGCCCCTCAAGGATCGTGCTCATCCGGTGCAGGCACACATTCGACAGCGCCCGCAAATGTCCGTCGCGGCCCCGCAGCACCACCACCGGCTGATGCGCCAGCTCCGCGGTAATGTAATCTCCGGCCTCCGGCAGAGCATCGGCCCGCCCCACGCAATACCACGCACGCCCAAACACACCCGCGATCTCGCGCTCCATAAATTCCTGCGAGGTGTAAACCGACGGCGGCATCGCCTCGGCCCGCTCGAACGGCTGCGCCACATTCGCGGCCAGCTCGGCCAGTTCGGTTAGCGCGCCCTGCTTCATGTCATTCGCCATCTCGCTCACACCCCTTCATTTGGCCCGCGATACGCCGCATAGCCCCGCTGTATCCCGATTTGGTCGGCGATATATTTCGCATCATGCCACACCCCCCAAAGAAACGAAGACCCCCGCCGCGATTGCCACGGAAGCCCAAGGAAATAGACCCCCGCCTCGCGCGACACACCCCGCTGATGCTGCGGCCTGCCCTGCGCGTCAAACGTATCGACCTTAAGCCAACTGTAATCGACGCCATAACCGGTCGCCCAAATGATCGTCGAAACCCCCGCCGCGCGCAAATCCAACTGCGACAGCGGCTCCCGTACACAGTCCGGCTCCGCCCCGATCACCTTCGCCCCCGGCTCTTGCGGCAAATCCAGCCCGTTGCGGGTGACAAATGCATCCGCCTCTTCCAACACCGACAGGTAATTCGCGTCCCCCCCTCGATGTTGCCGCGCAGATCACCGGCAAAGCGCATCACCCCGGCCTCAAACCCCTCGCTCCGCCCGACTAGCGTGATCCCCTGTTCTGCCAAGGCGCGAAAATCCACCGTCTGCCCGCCCCGCGCGCCGCTGACCGCGATTGTCACATGCTCTGCCCCTTCTGGCGGCGTGGTCATGTCCCATTTGCCCAAAACGCCCAACCACCAGACAAAATCGCGCCCCCGATAACTGCGCGGAGGCCGGTCATGGGGCCCGACCGACAGGAACGTCTTGCGCCCCGCCCGGTTCAACTCATCGGCAATCTGCACCCCGGATGATCCCGCCCCCACCACCAGAACCGCCCCCTCGGATAGCTGTTCGGGGCTGCGATACTCTGCGGAATGAAGCTGCGCCACGCCCGCGCCCTCGGGCACCATCTGCGGGATCACCGGCTTTTGAAACGGCCCCGTCGCCGCCACGATCCGGCGCGCCTCGATCTCACCTTGCGATGTGACCACCCGAAACCCGTCGCGCCCGCTCAACCGCTCGGCAGTCAGCACCTCTACGCCACGGCGCAGCGGGGCTTTGATCATCTCGGCATAGGCCTCAAGATAGGCCGCAACCTCCTCCTTGCCCGGAAACCCGTCAGCATCACTGTCAAATTCCATCCCCGGAAACCGGTCATGCCAAGCCGGGCCATTCATCACCAGACTATCCCAGCGCCCGCTGCGCCACCGCTCGGCAACCCGCGCCCGCTCCAATACCAAATGCGGCACGCCCGCGCGCCCCAAATGCTCGCTCATGGCAATCCCGGCCTGTCCACCGCCCACCACAAGCGTATCTGTCACCTCTGCCGCCATCCCGCTTAACCCTCTGCTGCGCGCCTTCAAACTAGCCCGGAGCGGTATTAGGGGAAAGAAACTTATGAAACCGCTTTGATTAGCCAAAAGCTAATCAAAATCATATCCCGCCAACATGTCATATCGCGGCCCCTCGGGTCGCAATAGAGAGCGATAAAGCCCCAATCCCGCCGCCCGCGCCTCTGCTATCGACACGACCCCCAAACGCCCGGCCAGAACCGCTGCATCCCGCGGCCCGATCTCCCTGCCAAACCGGCTCAAGGTCACATGCGGGCGAAACCGCTCCCGCGCCAAATCCACCCCGGCCCCGCGACACGCCCCGCGCACCGCATAGCGCAACGCCACCAACTCTGGCGTCACCTCAACCGCTGCAAAGCAAAGCCGCGGCTTGCGCCCGCTTAACATATCCACGCCCGTCACCCGCAGCCGAGGCGCCTCAAGCCGCACGCCTTCCAACCCCTCATGCACCCGCTCAACAACAGTCCCGCTCACCTCCCCCAAAAACGCCAGCGTCAGATGCAAATACGCCCGCGGCACCACCCGGCCCGGCATGCCCTCCTGCAAAACCTCCAACGCGTCCAGCATCCCCTCGGACAGCCCCAAGGCCACAAACCCACGCATCGCCTGTCCTTTCATCTTGCTGTAAGTACTCCGGGGGTGTGGGGGCTGGCCCCCACTTTTACCAGCGTGTGTCGCACCGGAGGTGCGCTTCAAACCTGACCAAAGGCGCGCCTCAAATCTGGCTGGCCTCTCCGTAAACCGTGCCCGCCGACTGCCCGAGCCGCCTAGCCACGTGGGCGGGCGGCGTGAAAAGGCAGCTTTACCCGCGCTGCATCCGCGCAAACATCCGCAACGCATGCGCGGCTCCGTCCTGCGCCATGCCCGGCATCACC
This genomic window from Rhodobacteraceae bacterium D3-12 contains:
- a CDS encoding RidA family protein, yielding MAHERIRTFNTRETYPEQSLDNDLAQAVVTRGGRTVWMRGQCPQNLEDAQNIESHDPGEQTHKVMQNIRQLIEEAGGEMAHLVKVVVYITDVRHREAVYRVMGEYIKGVHPVSTGLVVQALARPEWLVEIDATAVIPD
- a CDS encoding Rieske 2Fe-2S domain-containing protein, with the protein product MKQGALTELAELAANVAQPFERAEAMPPSVYTSQEFMEREIAGVFGRAWYCVGRADALPEAGDYITAELAHQPVVVLRGRDGHLRALSNVCLHRMSTILEGRGKVRALTCPYHGWTYNLDGTLRGAPAMGLNEGFCKESYKLPTVRCEEWLGWVFITLDPEATPVAEELAGVEGLVSGYDMTNYTETFYEEHEWDTNWKVLAENFMESYHLPVCHAGTIGGLSKLEEMVCPPGEPAFNYHTILKDDQLRIAMAHPKNDRLQGDMRRTTFLLAIYPSLLITLTPGYFWYLSLHPVAPGRVHIRFGGGMSDDYKDDADAHENFVALKALLDDVNVEDRGCTEKVFRGLSSALARPGHLSHLERPNYDFAQYLYSKVRDQG
- a CDS encoding LysR substrate-binding domain-containing protein, yielding MSLPTDAALRDKFIGGMSHAASTVNVVTTDGAAGRGGVTVSAMSSVSADTPRPTLLVCVNAQSPVAQQIIDNGVFAVNMLKDDQSYISDAFAGRFKDQLADKFDCADWVDMPSGAPRVVDPLVGFDCHVISADRVGTHHVFFGEVDDIFIAEAGSPLIYARRGYGAATRIEAAVSVAAGRKAEGRKLSVGCYHTFGPILLPDMIRRMAESDAGVGVELIEGDQRRVQEAVMSGAADVALLYDAGLPEGIAAEPLSELAPYVLVSQEHPLADMPEITPQDLAGHPMILLGATPTGDYFTSVLEDAGVSPKVAYRSSSFEMVRGLVGQGLGFALLATRPAGTVSYDGHLLVTRPLKAEARPSRVMLATKKGAVLSAQAEKFVWFCRDYFNLNG
- the thpR gene encoding RNA 2',3'-cyclic phosphodiesterase — protein: MRGFVALGLSEGMLDALEVLQEGMPGRVVPRAYLHLTLAFLGEVSGTVVERVHEGLEGVRLEAPRLRVTGVDMLSGRKPRLCFAAVEVTPELVALRYAVRGACRGAGVDLARERFRPHVTLSRFGREIGPRDAAVLAGRLGVVSIAEARAAGLGLYRSLLRPEGPRYDMLAGYDFD